The Niastella koreensis GR20-10 genome includes a window with the following:
- a CDS encoding RagB/SusD family nutrient uptake outer membrane protein, which yields MRKFIYLFFAVAAMSSCKKYLDKVPDDKLSGADIFKSWQTANKFLDNVYSHVPDEFGQRGGGQYDASDSYNNGGIWTGGCDEAEFLWGFVRSNNLNIGAWDATSDFVKTYWTNYYQGIQGASTFIANADKISDLSDELKSRYKAEARALRAIYYYQLIRIYGPVVLMGQNPVDPNMNLQIPRSSVDECVDFITSELTAAAGNLPVTPDDDAHYGHITKGIALAYKAQTLLYAASPLFNGNTDYAALKNKDGKQLIAQSADVNKWKTAAGAYKDFITAFVPATYNLYKSDDGDPYKSCRDVLLKDWNVEVIFSRKGSVDSRQYELTPRHDGAASGDVKGGTGLSATQGMVDAFFMANGMSPVLGYNGDGTPVVNAASGYQLTGFTDFKAPSSNTSLGSKSTFNQWVNREPRFYVNITYNRSNWLNPTYPVETTMFRGGNSGKKADGSGGDYSVTGYVARKSMSTGAWGNGNDHKLILLRLAEIYLGYAECLNEADYAANLGEILKYLNLIRERAGIPQYGTGANALPVPASQTAMRDAIRRERRVELAFENSRFFDVRRWKIAEQTENGPVWGLDIDATTEAGFYNLKSFETRVFNRKKHYLFPIPQTEISNDVELVQNTGW from the coding sequence ATGCGCAAATTCATATACCTGTTTTTTGCAGTAGCGGCGATGTCCTCCTGCAAAAAATATCTTGATAAAGTACCGGATGATAAGTTGTCGGGAGCAGATATTTTCAAAAGCTGGCAAACTGCGAATAAATTCCTCGACAATGTTTATTCACATGTGCCAGATGAATTTGGTCAAAGAGGTGGCGGGCAATACGATGCCAGCGACAGTTATAATAATGGCGGCATCTGGACGGGAGGTTGCGATGAGGCCGAGTTCCTGTGGGGGTTTGTACGCTCCAACAACCTGAACATCGGCGCCTGGGACGCTACTTCCGATTTTGTGAAAACTTACTGGACCAATTACTACCAGGGCATTCAGGGGGCCAGCACCTTTATTGCCAACGCAGATAAGATCAGTGACCTGAGCGATGAACTGAAAAGCCGTTACAAGGCAGAAGCAAGGGCATTGCGGGCCATTTATTATTACCAGTTGATCCGGATTTATGGTCCGGTGGTGTTGATGGGGCAGAATCCTGTTGATCCCAATATGAATTTACAGATACCCCGCAGCTCCGTGGATGAATGTGTTGATTTTATAACATCCGAACTAACGGCAGCAGCCGGCAACCTGCCCGTAACACCCGACGACGATGCCCATTACGGACATATTACAAAAGGCATTGCCCTTGCGTATAAGGCGCAGACCCTGCTGTATGCCGCCAGTCCGCTGTTCAATGGCAATACTGATTACGCGGCACTAAAAAATAAAGATGGTAAACAGTTGATTGCTCAATCGGCAGATGTGAATAAATGGAAAACAGCGGCCGGCGCCTATAAAGACTTTATCACTGCGTTTGTGCCTGCTACCTACAACCTGTATAAATCTGATGACGGCGATCCGTATAAGAGTTGCAGGGACGTACTGTTGAAAGACTGGAATGTGGAAGTGATCTTTTCACGTAAAGGCTCTGTCGATTCAAGACAATATGAGTTGACACCGCGCCACGATGGCGCAGCCAGCGGTGACGTAAAAGGAGGCACTGGTTTGTCGGCTACACAAGGAATGGTGGACGCCTTTTTTATGGCGAACGGGATGAGCCCGGTATTAGGATATAATGGCGATGGCACGCCGGTAGTAAATGCCGCTTCGGGTTATCAGCTTACCGGATTCACCGATTTCAAAGCTCCTTCCAGCAACACTTCTCTCGGCTCAAAAAGCACGTTCAACCAATGGGTGAACCGTGAACCCCGCTTTTATGTCAATATCACCTATAACCGCAGTAACTGGCTCAATCCAACTTATCCCGTTGAAACCACAATGTTCAGAGGAGGCAACTCAGGTAAAAAGGCCGATGGCAGCGGTGGCGACTATTCCGTAACCGGTTATGTGGCACGCAAATCCATGAGTACCGGTGCATGGGGTAACGGCAACGATCATAAGTTGATCCTTTTGCGATTGGCTGAAATATACCTGGGATATGCGGAGTGTTTAAATGAAGCCGACTATGCCGCCAACCTGGGCGAGATACTTAAATATCTCAACCTCATCCGGGAAAGGGCTGGCATTCCTCAATACGGTACGGGCGCCAATGCATTGCCTGTACCTGCCAGCCAAACGGCCATGCGCGATGCCATTCGCAGAGAGCGCAGGGTAGAGCTGGCATTCGAGAACAGCCGTTTCTTCGATGTACGCCGGTGGAAGATAGCTGAACAAACAGAGAACGGTCCGGTGTGGGGCCTCGATATCGATGCCACCACCGAAGCGGGTTTTTATAACCTGAAATCGTTTGAAACAAGGGTGTTTAACAGGAAAAAGCATTACCTGTTCCCGATTCCGCAAACCGAGATAAGCAACGATGTGGAACTGGTACAGAATACCGGGTGGTAA
- a CDS encoding ligand-binding sensor domain-containing protein gives MLLGLTSKGQPLTKGYSITNYNSDNALPQNSINSMAFDKNGFLWLATKWGILRFDGKNFREYNPENSAALLWNEYSLPQTEPGTDRLFFKPVFDTAHILTLTDDYQIVTDPVRSVMPHRQFVTSNNHLFFYNNIYRKYGIAYKQLFDKLVTSYAPITVNEQQAYFYDAGVCYFLDETTGSMKELREITGHKLKLQFITDGFYFFIDDQYRAYAYKNGILQSNITYAANLGLFFRRAAAVNPDPVQASLKTRRDGRHTLMLCNDTILQLRMVYNVLDYKILAADIPVKDIKCMIYDEGYQALYIGTITNGLYVLKLHEFERLFFNDTRFIANSQSLQIELPGSRILTPTGILNYSNTGHVLFPDTHSFGKQAWLQAADGSIWLSEFDSLKRTDIHLTSFETLKPLGHYLTGIIERDNKDIIYSNKHQVFRRHGTADTILLNESDLMQTEVQTLKEVSPNNLWIGTSAGLFTYDLSGSREGAGLRPVGGLEKAAIQTIYVAKDSSIWIGTYGQGIYKFYKDRFIKMPMDSRKSLVTAHCFMEDRQGYFWIPTNRGLFRVAKKELDNYAAGRQQQVYYYYVDKSYGFSTNEFNGRCTPCGIVTRDNFFSLPSLDGLVRFNPDSVHIILPDNPIFVDLLQANDKRLPVKNKLELTRDSNQLVFEISTPYFGNRFNLHLEYTIKGLNDNWYPVPDDGKLILTNLNSGNYALSVRSQNPDARYTYSTFHLTILPYWYEQVWFKCLLGGLAIGAFLLFFRLRYNYQVKRAQLLQQMVDERTGQLSESNKVKELMISAILHDLRSPLRFLHILARRMYNKHKTSEDKELSNLLSQFDNATNEIYDFTQGFFVFTNMQKEGFVIHRQDVVLREIVSEIISLCEVGAHIQKNTFNNLVPSSITLNTDASLLNLVLRNLADNANKYTCGGFITIEAVTDEFTTRIIITDAGDTMDRELVTRILDKSYNPSQHGMGWGYKIIIEILARLQGTLNIVPGDDRGNIITITFENNS, from the coding sequence TTGTTGCTGGGACTGACCTCAAAAGGGCAGCCTCTCACAAAGGGCTATAGTATCACCAATTACAACAGCGATAATGCCCTCCCGCAGAACAGTATCAATAGCATGGCCTTTGATAAAAATGGATTTCTTTGGCTTGCCACCAAATGGGGTATCCTGCGGTTTGATGGTAAAAACTTCAGGGAATATAACCCGGAGAACAGTGCGGCTTTACTGTGGAATGAATATTCCCTGCCACAAACAGAGCCTGGTACAGACCGGCTATTTTTTAAACCGGTTTTTGACACCGCCCATATTTTGACGCTTACAGATGATTATCAAATCGTGACGGATCCTGTTCGTTCCGTTATGCCCCATCGCCAGTTCGTTACATCCAATAACCACCTGTTTTTTTATAATAATATTTACAGGAAATATGGCATTGCCTATAAACAACTGTTTGATAAACTGGTTACCAGCTATGCACCCATTACGGTGAATGAACAGCAGGCTTACTTTTATGACGCCGGTGTTTGTTACTTTCTCGATGAAACCACGGGCAGCATGAAGGAGCTGCGCGAAATTACCGGCCATAAGCTGAAGCTTCAATTTATAACAGACGGGTTTTATTTTTTTATAGATGATCAATATCGCGCATATGCATACAAAAACGGGATATTACAAAGCAATATCACATATGCTGCCAACCTGGGTTTGTTTTTCAGAAGGGCTGCCGCTGTAAACCCCGATCCGGTTCAGGCTTCTTTAAAAACAAGGAGAGATGGCCGCCACACGCTCATGCTATGCAATGATACCATCCTGCAGCTTCGAATGGTCTATAATGTTTTAGACTATAAAATACTGGCAGCTGATATTCCTGTAAAAGATATTAAATGCATGATCTATGACGAAGGTTACCAGGCGCTTTACATAGGTACCATTACAAACGGGTTGTATGTGTTGAAGCTGCATGAATTTGAACGTCTTTTTTTTAACGATACCAGGTTTATTGCCAATAGCCAATCTTTGCAGATTGAATTGCCAGGCTCCCGCATCCTCACTCCAACCGGCATCCTCAACTATTCCAATACCGGTCATGTTCTTTTCCCAGATACACACAGTTTCGGCAAACAGGCATGGCTGCAGGCGGCTGACGGGTCCATCTGGCTATCAGAATTTGATTCCTTAAAAAGAACCGACATTCATCTTACCTCTTTTGAAACCCTGAAACCACTGGGACATTATCTTACCGGAATTATTGAACGGGATAATAAAGATATCATCTACAGCAATAAGCACCAGGTATTCAGGCGGCACGGAACAGCAGATACTATTTTACTGAATGAGAGCGACCTTATGCAAACAGAGGTTCAAACGTTGAAGGAAGTGAGTCCAAATAATTTATGGATTGGGACTTCAGCAGGTTTATTTACTTATGATTTATCGGGCTCCCGCGAAGGCGCGGGATTGCGCCCGGTTGGTGGCCTTGAAAAAGCGGCTATACAGACTATCTACGTAGCAAAGGACAGCAGTATCTGGATAGGCACCTACGGGCAGGGCATTTATAAATTTTATAAGGATCGTTTCATCAAGATGCCCATGGACTCCAGGAAGAGCCTTGTTACCGCTCATTGTTTCATGGAAGACCGGCAGGGTTATTTCTGGATACCCACCAACAGGGGATTGTTCAGGGTGGCAAAAAAGGAATTGGATAATTATGCTGCCGGCCGGCAGCAGCAGGTGTATTATTACTATGTAGATAAATCGTATGGATTTAGTACCAATGAATTTAATGGCAGGTGTACGCCCTGTGGTATTGTAACAAGGGATAATTTTTTTTCGTTGCCATCGCTGGATGGGCTGGTTCGTTTTAATCCCGATAGCGTACACATCATTTTGCCCGATAACCCAATTTTTGTGGATCTTTTACAGGCAAACGATAAAAGACTGCCAGTGAAAAATAAACTGGAGTTAACAAGGGATTCCAATCAGCTGGTCTTTGAAATTTCAACTCCTTATTTCGGCAACAGGTTCAACTTACACCTTGAATATACTATAAAGGGATTGAACGATAATTGGTATCCTGTGCCTGATGACGGGAAACTCATTCTTACAAACCTGAACAGCGGCAATTACGCGCTTTCAGTGAGAAGCCAGAATCCGGATGCGCGCTATACCTATAGTACATTCCATTTAACCATACTTCCTTACTGGTATGAACAGGTGTGGTTCAAATGCCTGTTGGGCGGGCTGGCAATAGGCGCATTTTTATTGTTTTTCAGGTTGCGGTATAATTACCAGGTAAAAAGGGCGCAATTGCTGCAGCAAATGGTAGATGAAAGAACCGGGCAATTATCCGAGAGCAATAAGGTAAAAGAGTTAATGATCTCTGCCATCCTGCATGATCTAAGGTCGCCGCTTCGGTTCCTGCATATTTTAGCCCGGCGAATGTACAATAAGCATAAAACATCAGAAGATAAGGAACTATCGAATCTCTTGTCTCAATTCGATAATGCAACCAATGAAATATATGATTTTACCCAGGGCTTTTTTGTGTTTACCAATATGCAAAAAGAGGGGTTTGTCATTCACCGGCAAGACGTAGTGCTGCGGGAAATTGTCAGTGAAATTATCTCTTTATGTGAAGTGGGCGCTCATATTCAAAAAAATACTTTTAACAACCTGGTACCGTCATCTATTACACTTAATACAGATGCCAGCCTGTTAAACCTGGTGCTGAGAAACCTGGCCGACAATGCCAATAAATACACCTGTGGAGGATTTATAACAATTGAAGCCGTCACGGATGAATTCACTACCAGGATCATTATTACCGATGCCGGCGATACCATGGACAGGGAACTGGTAACACGTATTCTTGATAAAAGTTATAATCCTTCTCAACACGGCATGGGGTGGGGGTACAAGATCATTATTGAAATCCTGGCCAGGTTACAGGGCACACTCAACATAGTTCCGGGCGATGACCGTGGAAATATAATAACCATAACTTTTGAAAATAACAGCTAG
- a CDS encoding IPT/TIG domain-containing protein, whose protein sequence is MFRKINLNILFAALTMALGVSACKKDNGGYTNNASAPIVINSFTPTEGATGTEVLINGSNFSSDTAQIQVTINGVPLKVAGAKENQIMAYLTQKTGTGPVVVTIGKNTGASTTDFKYLFSYVVTTLAGSGNAGFADGKGANASFNFAGVRCQLSVDNIGNVYVPDGGNQRIRKIAPDGTVTTIAGTGENGYNEGPASGAKFNNPCATAMDANGNMYVAERNGRRIRKITPDGNVSTHAYSSGNGGNELTSIAINKTTGAVYWSDFYGDGIYTLKNGTVTKVINYSLPCTITIDGAGNIYATHYDAQTVRKYVYNASSDAFDNGADIAGMDHQSGWVDGIGTVARFNNPWGIAMDNKSNLYVTGLGEGRNSNCVRMITPDVWNVTTIAGAGDSGYAEGTGSSVRFNGPTGIAVDKNGNMYILDMANNRVRKITVE, encoded by the coding sequence ATGTTCCGAAAAATCAATTTGAATATACTATTCGCCGCCCTTACCATGGCGCTGGGTGTAAGCGCCTGCAAAAAGGATAACGGTGGTTATACCAATAATGCATCCGCACCCATCGTGATCAATTCCTTTACGCCTACAGAAGGCGCCACAGGTACCGAAGTGCTCATCAATGGCAGTAATTTTTCTTCCGATACGGCACAGATCCAGGTTACCATTAATGGAGTGCCTTTGAAAGTAGCAGGCGCGAAGGAAAACCAGATCATGGCTTACCTCACCCAGAAAACGGGTACCGGACCGGTAGTGGTTACCATTGGTAAAAATACCGGCGCCAGCACTACTGATTTTAAATACCTGTTTTCTTATGTGGTAACCACCCTGGCAGGTTCAGGCAATGCAGGCTTTGCCGATGGAAAAGGCGCAAACGCCTCGTTCAACTTTGCCGGTGTACGTTGCCAGTTATCGGTAGATAATATCGGGAATGTATATGTTCCGGATGGCGGTAATCAGCGCATCAGGAAAATAGCGCCCGACGGAACGGTAACCACCATTGCAGGTACGGGCGAGAACGGCTATAACGAAGGACCTGCATCGGGTGCGAAATTCAATAATCCCTGCGCTACAGCCATGGATGCAAATGGCAACATGTACGTAGCTGAAAGGAACGGCCGGCGTATCAGGAAGATCACACCAGATGGTAATGTGTCAACCCATGCCTACAGCAGCGGTAATGGCGGTAACGAACTCACCTCCATAGCCATCAATAAAACCACCGGCGCCGTTTACTGGTCAGATTTTTATGGCGACGGTATTTATACCCTGAAAAATGGTACGGTAACAAAAGTCATCAACTATTCATTGCCCTGTACCATCACCATCGATGGTGCAGGCAATATTTATGCTACCCATTACGACGCGCAAACAGTGCGTAAATACGTCTATAACGCCAGCAGCGATGCTTTTGATAACGGCGCCGATATTGCCGGGATGGATCATCAATCTGGTTGGGTTGACGGTATCGGCACGGTTGCCCGGTTCAATAATCCCTGGGGTATAGCCATGGACAACAAAAGCAATTTGTACGTAACCGGTTTGGGCGAAGGCCGGAACAGTAACTGCGTTCGCATGATCACTCCCGATGTTTGGAATGTGACCACTATTGCGGGTGCAGGCGATAGCGGTTATGCCGAAGGAACAGGAAGCAGCGTTCGATTTAACGGTCCTACCGGGATAGCGGTTGATAAAAATGGCAATATGTATATCCTGGATATGGCCAACAACAGGGTGAGAAAAATTACGGTAGAATAA
- a CDS encoding glycoside hydrolase family 76 protein, translating to MKHMVYCLKAVFVLLGITLLSCGKSNDNPPAGGPVAPQQVSYTANDATSAYNDFNKYLFDPNRKIYYRASDKSGIGAIWTQAIYFDMAMNAWKRTQDARYRQLIEDIYDGNAGQYNNYNWRDDSKWFIWDDMMWWIIALGRGYETTGEQKFLDHAKEGFNFVWNGDAAMGRKGSHDSTGGMEWDWHQRGKTACINFPTIIGAMTLYNITKDPDYVAKAKEVYGWARANLFDATNGRVADHKVDNNPTNWTLHTYNQASFIGAAVMLYNQTKDVAYLNDAVLAAGYTQKYMCDANGILSFETGEEQGVYNAILAQYMIRLIEDGNKPGYLAWLRKNINTAYGNRSSTSGLMGKDYKSTPTAGAPVSCYDACSIPALMQVIPPEK from the coding sequence ATGAAACACATGGTATATTGCCTTAAAGCGGTTTTTGTATTATTGGGCATCACGTTGTTATCGTGCGGTAAAAGTAATGACAATCCACCTGCGGGCGGCCCGGTTGCACCGCAGCAGGTATCGTATACGGCGAACGACGCCACTTCTGCGTACAATGATTTCAATAAGTATTTATTCGATCCCAACAGAAAGATCTACTACCGGGCTTCGGATAAAAGTGGCATAGGCGCTATCTGGACCCAGGCCATTTATTTCGATATGGCGATGAATGCCTGGAAGCGTACGCAGGATGCCAGATACAGGCAACTGATAGAAGATATTTATGACGGAAATGCCGGGCAATACAACAATTATAACTGGCGGGACGACTCTAAATGGTTTATCTGGGACGATATGATGTGGTGGATCATTGCATTGGGAAGAGGGTATGAAACAACAGGCGAGCAAAAATTCCTGGACCATGCGAAAGAAGGATTCAACTTCGTGTGGAATGGCGATGCGGCGATGGGCAGAAAAGGTTCGCATGATTCAACCGGCGGTATGGAGTGGGACTGGCACCAGCGCGGGAAAACCGCCTGCATTAATTTCCCCACCATTATCGGCGCCATGACTTTGTATAATATTACAAAGGACCCGGATTATGTTGCCAAAGCAAAGGAAGTATATGGTTGGGCAAGAGCCAATTTGTTTGATGCAACTAATGGGCGCGTGGCCGATCATAAGGTCGACAACAACCCCACCAACTGGACGCTGCACACTTATAACCAGGCCAGTTTTATCGGCGCCGCGGTGATGCTGTATAATCAAACCAAAGATGTTGCCTATTTAAACGATGCGGTGCTGGCAGCCGGTTATACCCAAAAATATATGTGCGATGCAAATGGCATCTTATCTTTTGAAACCGGCGAAGAACAGGGCGTGTACAATGCGATCCTGGCGCAGTATATGATCCGGCTCATTGAAGACGGCAATAAACCTGGTTACCTGGCCTGGCTGCGGAAAAATATCAATACCGCATATGGCAACAGGAGTAGTACTTCTGGCTTAATGGGAAAAGATTATAAATCCACACCAACTGCAGGGGCGCCTGTTTCCTGTTACGATGCCTGCAGCATTCCTGCCCTGATGCAGGTAATACCACCGGAAAAATAG
- a CDS encoding response regulator codes for MKKFLLADDHHVVRSGLGLIIKEEFSDAEIDECSNGDCVWNKVQGTEYDLVVLDITMPATDSIRLLKNIFTLRPNQKVMIFTVSQVGVYAKKYLALGVKGFINKEAEPSEIRLGIAAILSNRRYLGSDMKHILTLEDIDNQASSPFDQLTGRELEVMNHLVDGKNVSEIAELLSLHISTISTHKANVMQKLDVSNVVELIKTVQLFNQ; via the coding sequence ATGAAAAAATTTTTACTGGCAGATGATCACCATGTAGTAAGATCCGGACTTGGCCTTATAATAAAAGAGGAGTTCTCAGATGCGGAAATAGATGAATGCAGCAATGGCGATTGTGTATGGAATAAAGTTCAGGGTACAGAATACGACCTGGTTGTTTTGGATATAACGATGCCTGCGACTGATTCAATTCGCCTGTTGAAAAACATATTTACCCTTAGGCCCAACCAGAAAGTGATGATTTTTACAGTGAGCCAGGTGGGTGTTTATGCCAAAAAATACCTGGCCCTGGGCGTAAAAGGATTTATCAATAAGGAAGCTGAGCCATCAGAGATCAGGCTTGGTATTGCGGCCATCCTGAGCAATAGAAGGTATTTGGGGTCTGATATGAAGCATATACTAACCCTGGAGGATATAGATAACCAGGCAAGCTCTCCATTTGATCAACTTACCGGCAGGGAGCTTGAGGTCATGAATCACCTGGTGGATGGAAAAAATGTTTCGGAAATTGCCGAACTCCTCTCCCTGCATATTTCAACCATTAGTACGCATAAGGCTAATGTTATGCAGAAATTAGATGTTTCGAATGTTGTTGAACTCATCAAAACGGTACAGCTGTTCAATCAATAA